The Roseicyclus marinus genome has a segment encoding these proteins:
- a CDS encoding transglycosylase SLT domain-containing protein, with product MRVLRGLAAVLAVCVVAACGGGQESGGAQSGPAGLYPGETPQMRALVERYAQVHDIPEALLHRVIQRESDYRADARNGPYWGLMQILPQTASSMGFEGPPERLLDPEVNLTYAGRYLRGAWLVSDGDIDEAVMWYARGYYFEARDRCLLVETGLNDREIARHCR from the coding sequence ATGCGTGTCTTGAGGGGTCTTGCGGCGGTTCTGGCCGTATGTGTCGTGGCGGCTTGCGGGGGCGGACAAGAGAGCGGGGGGGCGCAGAGTGGGCCCGCGGGTCTTTATCCCGGCGAGACGCCGCAGATGCGCGCGCTGGTTGAGCGTTACGCGCAAGTCCATGATATTCCAGAGGCTTTGCTGCATCGCGTGATCCAGCGCGAAAGCGATTACCGGGCCGATGCGCGCAATGGTCCCTATTGGGGGCTGATGCAGATCCTGCCGCAGACGGCCAGTTCGATGGGTTTTGAAGGGCCGCCCGAACGGCTGCTCGATCCGGAGGTGAACCTGACCTATGCGGGGCGCTACCTGCGCGGCGCGTGGCTGGTGTCGGATGGCGATATCGACGAGGCGGTGATGTGGTATGCGCGGGGATATTACTTCGAGGCGCGCGACCGCTGCCTTTTGGTCGAGACCGGGTTGAACGACCGCGAGATTGCCCGGCATTGCCGGTGA